ATTTTCATCCTCATTTCTTCTGCAAGGCTATTTTGTGCATGGCATGAATGTAGGTCACAAGAGTCTCCTTTTTTGTGATAGCAGGAGCTCTAATCAGGTATTTATAGCCGTGGCGAAGGATATGTATGTTGCTGTCATATATAAATCtataaagatagatagatagatataaaaataaaacagaaaatcaggATCCAataggatactcatcaatcactagaaatacttcgTGAAAAGTAATTTGATAAACTGATAATTCACTATATTAATAACTAGCTACAACTTTAGGGCTTCGCATTTCTTTTATACAAAAATATTCCTAAGGgttcacatttacatttaaacatgtaatTAAGCTTTATTAAATGGTTTTTTCTTATGAAATTGCTGTGATTGTGTGTATGCAGATACACGCTAATTAAAAAGGTGACAAagtttatactgtacataacaTAATATTCTAACATTAGATCCTGTACTGTAATGTTAAATAAAGTATATTGTAAACACCTTGGCCCATAAAACGATTATaacattaatttttaaaaaaaaatgttattcacttATTAAACATATAAAAAATGTAGTTATTTTCAGTCTCTCTCCAGTCACATTTCCCCCGTTTGATTTTTAGCATCATTAGGCTCATGTCATTATCTGATTGCCACGGGGGATGGACAAGCAGCAGACGTTAATATACTGAATTTACTCCTCCCAGTTTGCTATGGGTAACTGTATTGAGTTGTACCTGGGCTCGCGGGAATTGAACCACACTCCTGATCATGCACGCTGTTCAATCAGACAGCTCTGTGATCCTTGAAACACGCAGGTATGGGGTGTGGCTGGTTTGCACTTCGTTGCTCACGGCACAACTgtgtatttaaacagagccttttTCACTGGAACCTGTTTCAGTACGGCACAGTGACGTCAGAGGTGACATTTACACCCTGAGGAGCTGCTGGCTACTGGCATTCTGCAGGCACGCCCCGATATCAAGTGGCAGTGGAACTGAGCGGTTTTGAGTATCCGTGTACTGTCTTACTGACCTGGGGAGCCGGGACAAACAGTTATCTACTGCGGCTGCAGACTATTTCAAATTAGCCTGCCTGTTAGGGTTACTCAATGTTCaccgggacagtttgggacagttttgGCTCTTCCgctcacatcgcaatgcattctggggCGTTTCACCTTTCGTTTGTTTCTTTTCAtcgagaagcaggactacacttaccagaatgcactggggtgtgagTTGAGAATCCTGGCCCAAACCgtcccagtgaacatggagtTCTGTACGGTCACACTACTTCCTGTGAGCGTtggaaaacacatttcaaataaatgttcAGCAGACGAGTGTTGGCACATCCTGTGGTCTACAGCATGCTGAGAAGGCTCTTCATGTTACCCTGGATATCGCAGCCTCTGAACCGGGACGTCAGGGAGCAGAAATCAGCCTCCTCAACACGATGGCGCTCTCCGTTCCCTGCGtcctcagtgtcttcagttctggGGCAATAAAATAGAAATGACACCCAAGACAAACTGAATCATCTTATCAGTTATCTTCTAGGAGTGTCCAGTAGACTTAATAATGTACTGAGAGAAATCTAAACAACAACAGCATTATTGTTTCAAGGATGGTGATatgactcccgttgcatagcagtttgatccattcctggttttacaaggaGTTTAATAAGATATGCAAGCTTGTCCCCCTATACACTgtagctcatattaaaacctggaatgggtgaaagtgctatgcaataggagtgttatttccatccctggactgTAATATGACAGTCATTAACTGTGTTATAATGGCCACTCTACTttgaacctgattggctgaggcgatacaattaaaaatgattattctacaaaaaaaaaaaaaaactttgttcaaTGTGGCCTAGGGTGATCATgggactccatgtacactagaaGAGCAGTGCATTCTGGTTCTTTTCACTTGTCtctaagagaagcaggactacacttcccagaatgcaTTACCATGCGAGTTAAAAAGCATGAGCTGTCCCAGTGAACACGGAGTCACATGGTCTCCCTGGCAGGGCGTTGAGACTCACACGAAGGAGGTGTAGAACAGGCGCTCAGAGAGGGCACACATGGCACCGAAGAGCTGCCGGTCGAACTGCGTCTCGCTGACCGCCCGCACCAGCTCTGCCAGCTCCTGCACCTTCTCCGAGGCGATGTCATCAGTGTAGACGTCCTTCAGAGCGCGCTCCATCTCCTTAACAATCAGCAAACACAAAGCAGGGTTTGGGGTGGGACGAGGTCCCGCTCGCATGCTTTTGTTCTCCAatctccccctcctttctctcctgCTTCCTCCTCCTCTTTGTCACAGAGCTAAATCCTCCCCTATTGAAATGGAAGCCCACTCGTCCCCCCCCCTCCCTTATATACACGGCTCTGTAAGCCAGCTGTGCCTCTTTTACAGAGAGCTTCAGCTTCCATTGTTTCAATCTGCGAATCCTCTGCCCTGGTAGCATGCATGGCCCAGCCCCATTTTTAGTTTGATTTTTTCCCCCTGTGAAATCAGTCACACAAAAAAAGAGGAGGGTAAAGTCGCATCATTGACTGCTGGTTTCTAACCAGCATTcttgaccaaaaaaaaattgCCTTAGCAACCGTGTTGCTAGAGGCACGGTTCCATTCATGTTGTGCTTTACAAAGGAggaaaggagagggggaggatATAAATGCAGGGAAAGGAAGACTTCCTAGTTGTGTTGTCTGAAAGTAAAAGGCGAAATCTAGGGGGCTGAATCAATAGCTGACAAAGGAGACAGGCTGTTCTGAATCCTGGAGACTAGGGACTGCTGTTATTGTGTAGCTCCCTGCTTCTTAATGTTTCACTTCTGCGCTGACCACACCCACCTGATCAACAACAACCCTGTTTCTGAGAGATGTCCATAGGGCACAGGGAACCCAAATAATAAAGCAGAGTTTTAACCTAAGTTTCCAAATCTCGCACTTCAGGGCTGGATATAAGacttgcatagcagattcacctgtTTCAGGTTTTCCaaccttgattagccacagtgtagaggtaacaagcttggtaaactcatggtaaaaccaggagtggatcaaactgctatgcaatgggagtcttatttccatccctgcactgttGAGTGGGTGATAGTTACAGGAGATTGCATTTACAATGGTGCACCGATAGTATTGTTCTGATTTTGCAGTCAGGGGTGAGCAGTGTGTGCTAGCAAACCTCCATCAGGGTTCTGCCTAGTTACCTTGAGTGAGAGGATACCATCCCTGTCTCTGTCGAATTTGTCGAAAGACTTATTGTAGTAGTTTTGCCTCCTGGAGCACACGAAGCAGTATCTCCTCAGATACTCCAGGGCTGTGAGGTCTGAGGGGAGACACAGAGGAGACAGTACTGATTGGAACCCCAGTCGCCAGGGAAACAGCAGAACTGCGACATCATCCATCTGGCCATGCTTACCCAATCTCCGCTCTGAATTTCCTGTTTGAGGTAACCCATATTTCTGTGTGTCATTTTTCACAAAACTGcatgaaactgctgcagtaggagGAGATCTGTTTTAAAACCTTGGGGGGCTTCGCAGAATGATATTGACCTTTGCAGCTGCGCAGGGTTAGAAATGACCTGGCCTCGTTCTAACAGaaatcaaaaaacacaattgtgccttttgtttttccCAAATGGTGATCTACAGGGAACaccttttaatataaaatactaataaaatacattttgctttAGTTCAGCAACGAGCAGCTGGGAAACAAATGTAATCAACAAAGGCAGGTCCCCCTGAGATTACTGAATAACTGCCCCCGTACAGCACCCTGAGCGTCTGTGATCCCCTCAATACGCTCTGAGGAGGTGTGCTTCatacacagtgcagcacagtggTGCCACTGTAATGTGATCCTGCCTGGATTAGTGACCTAAAAGCACAGACATCACTATCTCTATGAACATGCTTGCTCTGTGAGGGAACTATTCTACAGTTAGGCAAGCAAACATTATCCTGGCATCATATTAACAAattaagatagatagatagatagatagagataggcAGGTGTAGAGTTTTTAATATCTCTAGAGATTCTGAATTGCATTGTAGTTTCCCATGCAGAAGTGAGACA
The DNA window shown above is from Acipenser ruthenus chromosome 24, fAciRut3.2 maternal haplotype, whole genome shotgun sequence and carries:
- the LOC117429945 gene encoding uncharacterized protein LOC117429945 isoform X1 gives rise to the protein MVKKEIGRPGNKSSRKGSGRKSAKGSRKEKKEKKEKKESEPQPVSPLVYNSQVALEELLVKHQRSPVDEGIGSVRAELAEYQASRTKGQQITVRMGLSRKICRFVLPMDMKELENLTALEYLRRYCFVCSRRQNYYNKSFDKFDRDRDGILSLKEMERALKDVYTDDIASEKVQELAELVRAVSETQFDRQLFGAMCALSERLFYTSFVTEDTEDAGNGERHRVEEADFCSLTSRFRGCDIQDLYMTATYISFATAINT
- the LOC117429945 gene encoding uncharacterized protein LOC117429945 isoform X2, producing MVKKEIGRPGNKSSRKGSGRKSAKGSRKEKKEKKEKKESEPQPVSPLVYNSQVALEELLVKHQRSPVDEGIGSVRAELAEYQASRTKGQQITVRMGLSRKICRFVLPMDMKELENLTALEYLRRYCFVCSRRQNYYNKSFDKFDRDRDGILSLKEMERALKDVYTDDIASEKVQELAELVRAVSETQFDRQLFGAMCALSERLFYTSFVTEDTEDAGNGERHRVEEADFCSLTSRFRGCDIQGNMKSLLSML